The following coding sequences are from one Kiritimatiellales bacterium window:
- the fucU gene encoding L-fucose mutarotase, which produces MLKGISPVIAPELLKVLAEMGHGDEIVLSDAHFPGHTVCKKVIRADGIRIPALLEGIIPLFELDSYDDPLIMMAPVSGDELDPAVEESYLAAIRKGGANPSPVKRIGRFEFYERAQSAYACVVTGELAKYGNLILKKGVTPVK; this is translated from the coding sequence ATGTTAAAAGGAATTTCGCCGGTGATTGCACCGGAATTATTAAAAGTGCTGGCGGAGATGGGGCATGGAGACGAGATTGTTTTGTCGGACGCACACTTCCCGGGACACACGGTTTGCAAAAAAGTTATTCGCGCTGACGGTATCCGGATTCCGGCGCTGCTTGAAGGCATTATTCCGCTGTTTGAACTCGACAGTTATGACGATCCGCTGATTATGATGGCGCCGGTTTCCGGTGACGAACTGGATCCGGCGGTTGAAGAGAGTTATCTCGCCGCGATTCGCAAGGGCGGTGCAAATCCATCACCAGTCAAACGCATCGGCCGGTTTGAATTTTATGAGCGTGCCCAAAGCGCTTATGCCTGCGTAGTTACCGGCGAACTCGCCAAATACGGCAATCTGATTTTGAAAAAAGGTGTGACGCCGGTGAAATAG
- a CDS encoding glycosyltransferase, translated as METLHEWIQTGFNIAMQATFTVSAAYFLLTVVVLIRRRKKTPATAGGKNLPRVTVQIPTYNELAALNCARRCLEFDYPGDRLQILIGDDSSNSGISKQIDIFAARHPRVKVCRRGSNTGFKPGNLNHMLAETTGDYILIFDSDFLPEKDFLRRIVQPVIEHPELAGVQASWRISNTHQNFTTLLGAGIINIIHIVILPWLKHFANTGVFCGSGELIRKDLLIENGGWTPGALTEDVDYSLRTIAAGNRIAYLHDLPIACEVPYTPRDLFRQQMRWAYGVMRAFIKNGRTLFFSRITHARAKAAAICFAGGYAMVILFMLTLILGVLNAASAWGIDDIAAPVSAGVIGIQTALNFLFASGMLVSSLCASFIAGASIRSLWRLILASFTIGIVLLFFISKGLTCAVFGLPMQWFIVHKNGNSLAAGNVEPEPSAV; from the coding sequence ATGGAAACGCTTCACGAGTGGATTCAGACAGGATTTAATATCGCTATGCAGGCGACATTTACAGTGTCGGCGGCATATTTTCTTTTAACCGTTGTTGTGCTCATCCGGCGCCGTAAAAAAACGCCGGCGACTGCCGGAGGAAAAAACCTGCCGCGTGTCACCGTTCAAATTCCGACGTATAATGAACTCGCCGCGCTCAACTGTGCAAGGCGCTGTCTGGAATTTGACTATCCGGGTGACCGCCTTCAGATCCTGATCGGCGATGACAGCAGTAATTCCGGAATTTCCAAACAGATTGACATCTTTGCCGCTAGACATCCGCGCGTTAAAGTCTGCCGGCGCGGCAGTAATACCGGGTTCAAGCCCGGCAACCTGAACCATATGCTTGCTGAAACCACCGGCGATTATATCCTGATCTTCGACTCCGATTTTCTGCCGGAAAAAGATTTTCTCCGGCGCATCGTTCAGCCTGTGATCGAACATCCTGAACTCGCCGGCGTACAGGCTTCGTGGCGCATTTCAAACACGCACCAGAATTTCACCACACTGCTCGGCGCCGGAATTATCAACATCATTCACATCGTCATCCTGCCCTGGCTCAAACACTTCGCAAATACCGGCGTTTTTTGCGGTTCCGGCGAACTCATCCGCAAAGATTTGCTCATTGAAAACGGCGGCTGGACACCCGGCGCACTGACTGAAGATGTCGATTATTCCCTGCGCACTATCGCCGCCGGCAACCGCATCGCCTATCTGCACGATCTGCCGATCGCCTGTGAAGTTCCCTATACACCGCGTGATCTTTTCCGGCAGCAGATGCGCTGGGCGTATGGCGTCATGCGTGCTTTCATCAAGAACGGGCGCACGCTCTTCTTCTCGCGTATCACGCATGCGCGCGCTAAAGCCGCCGCCATCTGTTTCGCCGGCGGCTATGCCATGGTCATTCTGTTTATGCTCACGCTCATTCTCGGGGTGCTCAACGCCGCCAGCGCATGGGGTATCGATGACATCGCTGCACCGGTTTCTGCCGGGGTCATTGGTATTCAAACAGCGCTCAATTTTCTCTTTGCCAGCGGGATGCTCGTTTCAAGTTTATGCGCCAGCTTTATCGCCGGCGCCAGCATCCGAAGCCTCTGGAGACTCATCCTTGCATCCTTCACCATCGGTATCGTCCTGCTCTTCTTTATCAGCAAAGGACTCACCTGTGCCGTATTCGGACTTCCGATGCAATGGTTTATAGTGCACAAAAACGGCAACAGCCTCGCCGCCGGAAATGTTGAACCGGAACCTTCTGCTGTATAA
- a CDS encoding GreA/GreB family elongation factor: MALTEEELLTLLEADPVPAEELVEEFDALAADGKEVRALEWADVAKDALMYRKLFDEAIVVYEWAALRQETSIAAAQKALLDMFNANRKEQKFIEPAFAKASSTEEAFSRLKHLRTLKKGKLCYSKTWGFGVVSRVDPFYQKLEVTFEKKGEHELAFSYAAAALDVLTEDHLLAIRHNRPDEFLRLLKENPAEVIRITLRSYGPQPITGIQDHFVPDILATEAEWKKFWDTARRDLKNDPLVEIPAKRTDPLRLRRKAKSYNEAWFDKFKNERDVPSLFSKFDEIQNQQFPAFEPFMQDAIADRLGFAIKGGTLNQPGWIARALVYSGQFHIEPAGVDHLAELKKLAECEELPVLLEELPARFVHAFINLLFTATEAAKGVLLRRLPELGFAALNETMEVLIRSGAGEELSGRIRDTVRKRECTPALLLWILRNEDRTAGWNLTDRADLALQTVELIEQEHSGAALRAQNQLREQIENTAVLKTVLAEMNDSQRRDFMRRISESPVWSKLDRQSLQAKMIKLSPDLHEVVLKKNSGTAPKEKKKRITSYRTYNQRKHHFEVILKKEILENSREIELARSYGDLRENAEYKYAKEKQRLLGLQAEELQNALDEVRPTDFAGFPADAAGIATGVELAYAGGRRETWFILGEWDQNEPLGIISCQTGMAQALIGKKPGSCVTVPSAEKETVEAEIIAVTPLPEHIKEWINGTGYGNASRVDSDRI, translated from the coding sequence ATGGCGTTGACCGAAGAAGAGCTGCTGACTCTGCTTGAAGCTGATCCCGTTCCGGCGGAAGAACTGGTGGAGGAGTTTGATGCGCTGGCCGCTGACGGTAAAGAAGTCCGTGCACTCGAGTGGGCGGACGTGGCGAAAGATGCATTGATGTACCGTAAACTTTTCGATGAAGCCATCGTCGTTTATGAATGGGCGGCGCTGCGGCAGGAAACGTCAATTGCTGCAGCTCAAAAAGCGCTGCTGGATATGTTTAATGCCAACCGTAAAGAGCAGAAATTCATTGAACCGGCATTCGCCAAAGCCTCTTCTACTGAAGAGGCTTTTTCGCGCCTGAAACATCTGCGCACGCTGAAAAAAGGCAAGCTCTGCTATTCCAAGACGTGGGGTTTCGGCGTTGTCAGCCGTGTCGATCCGTTTTATCAGAAACTCGAGGTTACATTTGAAAAGAAAGGCGAACACGAGCTTGCGTTCTCTTATGCCGCCGCAGCGCTTGATGTGCTCACAGAAGATCATCTGCTGGCCATCCGGCACAACCGCCCTGACGAATTTCTTCGTCTGCTGAAAGAAAACCCGGCGGAGGTGATTCGCATCACCCTGCGCAGCTACGGCCCTCAGCCGATTACGGGAATTCAGGACCATTTTGTGCCGGATATCCTCGCTACGGAAGCGGAGTGGAAAAAATTCTGGGATACAGCACGCAGGGATTTAAAAAATGATCCGCTGGTTGAAATCCCGGCGAAGCGCACCGATCCGCTGCGTTTGCGCCGCAAAGCAAAGTCGTATAACGAGGCATGGTTTGATAAATTTAAAAATGAACGCGATGTTCCGTCACTCTTCAGCAAATTCGACGAAATTCAGAATCAACAGTTCCCGGCATTCGAACCGTTTATGCAGGACGCAATTGCCGACCGGCTTGGCTTTGCAATAAAGGGCGGCACACTGAATCAGCCGGGCTGGATTGCGCGGGCACTGGTCTATTCCGGACAGTTTCATATCGAACCCGCCGGCGTTGATCATTTGGCTGAGTTGAAAAAACTGGCGGAATGCGAAGAGCTGCCGGTACTGCTCGAAGAGCTGCCGGCGCGTTTTGTGCATGCGTTCATTAATTTGCTGTTCACTGCAACCGAAGCAGCCAAAGGTGTTCTGCTGCGCCGCTTGCCGGAATTGGGGTTCGCCGCACTCAATGAAACAATGGAAGTGCTGATTCGCAGCGGCGCCGGCGAGGAATTAAGCGGGCGGATTCGCGATACGGTTCGCAAGCGCGAGTGCACTCCGGCGCTGCTGCTCTGGATTCTGCGCAATGAAGATCGCACCGCCGGATGGAATCTGACAGACCGCGCTGATCTGGCACTCCAGACAGTTGAGCTGATTGAACAGGAACACAGCGGCGCGGCGCTCCGTGCACAGAATCAGTTGCGCGAGCAGATTGAGAATACGGCAGTATTAAAAACAGTTCTGGCGGAGATGAACGATTCACAGCGCCGGGATTTTATGCGCCGCATCAGTGAATCACCGGTGTGGAGTAAACTTGACCGGCAGAGTCTGCAGGCCAAAATGATTAAACTCAGCCCCGATCTGCATGAGGTGGTTCTCAAGAAAAACTCCGGCACCGCGCCGAAAGAAAAGAAAAAACGAATCACATCGTATCGTACCTATAACCAGCGCAAACACCACTTTGAGGTCATCCTGAAAAAAGAAATTCTCGAAAACTCGCGCGAAATCGAACTCGCGCGCAGTTACGGCGATCTGCGTGAAAACGCGGAATATAAATACGCCAAAGAAAAGCAGCGGCTGCTCGGACTGCAGGCAGAGGAACTTCAGAACGCGCTCGATGAAGTAAGGCCGACAGACTTCGCCGGTTTCCCTGCAGATGCTGCCGGAATTGCCACCGGCGTTGAACTGGCGTATGCCGGCGGCCGGCGCGAAACATGGTTTATCCTCGGCGAGTGGGATCAAAATGAACCGCTCGGTATCATCTCCTGTCAAACGGGAATGGCGCAGGCGCTCATCGGAAAAAAGCCCGGCAGTTGCGTCACGGTTCCGTCCGCAGAAAAAGAAACCGTTGAAGCAGAAATTATTGCGGTTACACCGCTGCCGGAGCATATTAAGGAGTGGATTAACGGAACAGGATATGGAAACGCTTCACGAGTGGATTCAGACAGGATTTAA
- the mgtE gene encoding magnesium transporter gives MKKEDPISVYAAGTAGAAMTSSYATLLPEYTAVQAMGHLREVAPDKETIYYSYVVDQNRQLLGFVSLKDLILAPEQRRVDQIMHQDFIFCRVDDDQEDAARTIQKYDLIALPVVDSSNALAGIITYDDAIDIIVEEQTEDIEKFMAITGSHETAAYLKTSSRQHFKNRAGWLVLLAVLGLISGFIVQHFEGLLMQFTILAAFMPMLADTGGNTGSQAATLVIRALALREITARDSVKILYKEFKVSILLALLLSILTAVRVALYSGNANVPGNFSLVRMGFAISLALGLQVITSTLIGALLPLGAAKLKYDPAVIASPALTTIVDITGLAIFFFTVKIVMGL, from the coding sequence ATGAAAAAAGAAGATCCTATCTCTGTCTATGCGGCCGGAACCGCCGGCGCTGCGATGACGTCCAGTTATGCAACACTGCTGCCGGAATACACCGCCGTTCAGGCCATGGGACATCTGCGCGAAGTTGCGCCGGATAAAGAGACGATTTATTATTCATATGTTGTTGATCAAAACCGGCAGCTGCTCGGATTCGTTTCACTGAAAGATCTGATCCTCGCACCGGAACAGCGGCGCGTAGACCAGATTATGCATCAGGATTTTATTTTCTGCCGCGTTGATGACGATCAGGAAGACGCCGCGCGCACGATTCAAAAATATGATCTCATCGCGCTGCCCGTTGTCGACAGCAGCAATGCGCTTGCCGGAATTATTACGTATGATGACGCGATCGACATTATCGTTGAAGAGCAGACCGAAGACATTGAAAAATTTATGGCCATTACCGGCAGTCATGAAACGGCTGCCTATTTAAAAACATCGTCGCGGCAGCACTTTAAAAACCGCGCCGGCTGGCTGGTTCTGCTCGCCGTGCTCGGGCTGATTTCAGGGTTCATTGTCCAGCACTTTGAAGGACTGCTGATGCAGTTCACAATTCTTGCCGCATTCATGCCGATGCTCGCCGACACCGGCGGCAATACCGGCAGTCAGGCGGCCACACTGGTTATCCGTGCGCTGGCTCTGCGTGAGATCACCGCGCGCGATTCAGTCAAAATTCTCTATAAGGAATTCAAAGTATCCATTTTGCTGGCGCTGCTGCTCAGTATTCTAACGGCGGTACGCGTTGCTCTTTATTCCGGCAATGCAAATGTGCCGGGGAATTTTTCGCTGGTGCGAATGGGATTCGCCATTTCGCTTGCCCTGGGACTGCAGGTAATCACATCAACACTGATCGGCGCACTGCTGCCGCTCGGCGCCGCAAAATTAAAATATGATCCGGCAGTGATCGCCAGTCCGGCGCTCACAACTATTGTCGACATCACCGGTCTGGCTATATTTTTCTTCACCGTGAAAATCGTGATGGGATTATAA
- a CDS encoding rod shape-determining protein, whose product MFNHLMGLFSSDIGIDLGTANTLVYVRDRGIVLREPSVVAVQVGTNRVLKVGDDAKRMLGRTPGNIVAVRPMKGGVIADFDFTEAMLRYFIQKVHNRRRMVRPRVVVAVPSGITEVEKRAVKDSALHAGARDVFLIEEPMAAAIGVGLPVQEPAGNMIVDIGGGTTEVALISLAGIVFSRSVRVGGDDMDEALIQYLKREYNLLIGERTAEDIKITIGSAMRINDETTMEVKGRDQVAGLPKTLTISSEEIRAALKDPVSGIVDAIRVTLDRCPPELSADLVDRGMVLAGGGAMLRGLDRLIAENTGLPVHIAEDPLSAVAEGTGVVLHEIDLMRKLAANGEQ is encoded by the coding sequence ATGTTTAACCATCTGATGGGGCTTTTCTCCAGCGATATCGGGATCGACCTTGGTACCGCTAACACTCTGGTTTATGTACGCGACCGCGGGATCGTCTTGCGCGAGCCGTCGGTTGTCGCGGTACAGGTTGGCACGAACCGGGTGCTGAAAGTGGGAGATGACGCCAAACGGATGCTGGGCAGAACGCCTGGAAATATTGTGGCTGTCCGTCCGATGAAAGGCGGTGTGATCGCTGATTTTGATTTTACCGAGGCCATGCTCCGGTATTTTATTCAGAAAGTTCATAACCGTCGCCGCATGGTTCGCCCCAGGGTTGTTGTGGCAGTTCCAAGCGGAATTACTGAGGTGGAGAAGCGCGCAGTAAAAGACTCGGCACTGCATGCGGGCGCGCGCGATGTATTTTTAATTGAGGAACCGATGGCAGCTGCGATCGGCGTGGGGCTGCCGGTACAGGAACCGGCGGGCAATATGATTGTGGATATCGGCGGCGGCACAACCGAAGTCGCACTGATTTCCCTCGCCGGTATTGTTTTCAGTCGCAGCGTGCGAGTCGGCGGGGACGATATGGATGAGGCCCTCATCCAGTATTTGAAACGGGAATATAATCTATTGATCGGCGAACGAACCGCAGAAGATATTAAAATTACGATCGGTTCCGCCATGCGCATTAACGACGAAACGACCATGGAAGTCAAAGGCCGCGACCAGGTCGCCGGTCTGCCGAAAACGCTCACGATCAGCTCTGAAGAAATTCGCGCCGCGTTAAAAGATCCGGTTTCCGGCATTGTGGATGCGATCCGCGTAACGCTCGACCGCTGTCCGCCGGAGTTATCGGCCGACCTCGTCGACCGCGGAATGGTTCTGGCCGGCGGCGGCGCGATGCTGCGCGGACTTGACAGACTGATTGCTGAAAATACCGGACTGCCGGTGCACATCGCCGAAGATCCGCTCAGCGCAGTTGCCGAAGGTACCGGGGTCGTTCTGCATGAAATCGATCTGATGCGTAAACTCGCCGCAAACGGCGAGCAATAG
- the mreC gene encoding rod shape-determining protein MreC, whose protein sequence is MIGRRKILKWIAAALALLLLFNLPATCSSRIKSVFNNSAAPVQMLLLSFGMSLKEGWDAVRGFDGLIERNQRLTEEVIRLQAKAVMLENLAEENRRLHEQLDFSDAQPDNLIAAQVIARSVSGWWQSVRLDKGTKHGVRSNSPVISSDGLVGCTAGVSALSSEVILVSDPACKVSARISRTGSFGIVSGRGTNLKGYPVARMQFIHKDIPVREGDAVVTSGLGGIFPKNILIGYIDKIYTEENGLYQYADIIPKAVVYLMEVVFVSTNNDMAEDGE, encoded by the coding sequence ATGATTGGTAGACGAAAAATTTTAAAATGGATTGCGGCAGCACTTGCACTGCTGCTCCTTTTCAATCTGCCTGCAACGTGCAGTTCGCGCATCAAGTCGGTCTTTAATAACTCCGCCGCACCGGTGCAAATGCTGCTGCTCAGTTTCGGCATGAGCCTCAAAGAGGGCTGGGATGCAGTACGCGGTTTCGACGGACTCATCGAAAGAAATCAGCGCCTCACCGAGGAGGTGATCCGGTTGCAGGCGAAAGCGGTGATGCTGGAAAATCTCGCCGAAGAAAACCGGCGGTTGCACGAACAGCTCGACTTTTCCGATGCCCAGCCGGACAATTTAATTGCGGCACAGGTGATTGCACGCAGCGTCAGCGGCTGGTGGCAGAGCGTGCGGCTGGACAAAGGAACAAAGCACGGCGTCCGCTCCAACTCGCCGGTCATTTCGTCTGACGGACTGGTTGGATGCACTGCCGGTGTTTCAGCGCTTTCATCCGAAGTTATTTTAGTTTCCGATCCGGCGTGTAAAGTTTCAGCGCGAATTTCGCGTACCGGTTCGTTTGGAATTGTCAGCGGACGCGGAACAAACCTGAAAGGCTACCCGGTTGCGCGCATGCAGTTTATTCACAAAGATATTCCGGTGCGTGAAGGCGACGCGGTGGTAACATCCGGACTCGGCGGCATTTTTCCAAAAAACATCCTCATCGGTTATATTGACAAAATATATACCGAAGAAAACGGTCTATATCAGTACGCCGATATTATTCCGAAAGCCGTTGTTTATTTGATGGAAGTGGTTTTTGTTTCGACAAACAATGACATGGCGGAGGATGGCGAATGA